GCTTATCCCCTAAATCAAGGCGCTTGGGATCTTCCTCATCCAACTCCATGTAATTCCCATAAGTATATTGGATCTCTCTCCGTACCTGACGGATATCCTCCATAATCTTTTTAGGGGAGATCATCTCTAAAACATTGCTGAATTTAAAATCCACATTTGCCACTCCCAAGGAGCCTCTTGCATCCTGCAATGTAATGAGCATATTGAGTAAATCATTCATTTCATTAAGCGGTATTTCTGTAATGCAGTTATCCGGTATATTTTCCGGTTTGATCAGACTGTACTGAATACTGCCGGTATTCGCATCGCACCAGGAATAAACAACTGGGGCAAACTTCTCCAAAAAATCCTCAAAACTTTCTACCAGAAGCGTTTCATTGATTTCCTTAATCTTGTCATCATCAAGGCTTGTCTTCCCTCTTACATCCCCAATCAGGGTCAGTAGATTCAGCTTTTCAGGATTCATTTCGGAAAACAGAATGGTCCGGTTGGTTTGTGTAATAGTGTCCATACGCTTTTGCTCCCTCTTTCTCACTTTTATTCAATCGTTTCCATCAGCTGTCACTGACGGAAAACGTGAACATCACAGTTCTTATTTCAGGCTGTTTCAGCCTCATTTATTGAATCATAGAAATATAGTGAACCTCCAGATCATAAGCTCCATCCGGAGATGTAATGGATATGATATCACCAAAGCTTACGCTGTACTGTATCTTTCTGCACACAATGGAATTTCCGATCATAAGGGAAGACTCTGATGAATGATATAAAATCATCCGCCTGTCCTCATCCGCTATGAGAAATATGTGGTCCAGTCCCAGGGATTCAGAAGCACCTGGATATTCTTTCATTAAGTCTCCAAGGCTTACCCTGTTATCCTTAATCTTATACATAGGGAATGTAAGGGGTGGGATCTCATCTTCTCCCTCCGGCTGCTCCATAAAATAGGCATCCATCTTTCCCTGGAATCGGTTCTGGGCTTTCTTTTCCGTAATCACTTCCAGCTCAGGCTTTGGTTTATGGAACAGTCTCCAAAGGACAGCGCCTGCGGCTGCCAGAATGAGAACAATAACCCACCAGTATGCCTTCCACAATGGGATTATCTCTAAGGAATAGGTATAGGATATTGCCGCCTCTCCATCGGATATCTTCAGTATCAGATTTCGGCTTCCTGCTTTTAACGGTTTAACAGTAAGGATTCCATTATTCAGACTGACCTCTGCCAAATCACCGGCATCCTGTTCCAAAGTATAAAGAATGCTGTCTCCATCAGAATCGGTAAAATAATCGTTAAGTACCAGCTGTTTTTCCCCGGTTAAAGGATTATAATGAACGTTCTTTGGAAGTTCTCCTGCAGGAGGTGTGTTAATTACCTGGATTCTTGCCGTATTAAAAATGCAAGACTCCATCCTGTCATCCAAACGGGCTTCTATGTAATAAGTCCCTGACTGGGGGAAAACCATTTCTCCTGTAAGAACCCCTTCCTTGACGGCAGTTTCAATATCCCTTCTGCCGCTGTCCGACTGCCCGTCCGGGTAAATGACCACCTTGGGAGTGAAGTTGGCATAAAAGGCTTCGTCCTTGATGACTGACCCGCTTTTATCCTTGAAATAAATTTTATAAGACAATGGATTGTTTCTCGCAACCGCTGTTTCTATTTCCATAACAGGAGTCAAATCCCTGTAGCTGATCAAATAAATCTTCAGTTCCTGATTCTTTCTTGTGCTGGTCTGTATGGTCATTTCACTGATATCTCTTTTTATGTCCGATACCTTTGCCACAGAATAGTGAACCAGATTAACCGGTTTTATCTGCTGCTCTCCGTAAACAACCGTAGTATCTCCAATTTGCTGAGGAGATATCATCAGAACATCCATCTCATCTAAATGGGAATCATCAAGCTTAATGCGCAGGCTCTGGCTGCCTTCCCCATAAATACCGCCCGCGATTTCCTGAATGCGGTAAGCCATGTTGTCATGAAAGATCCCATACAGTACATCAATTAAGGTTTCCGGCTTTTCAACCGTATAATTTTGTCCGCCTGTCTGGCTGGAAATTTCCTTCAGAATCTCCTTGCTGCCGTCGTATTTGCCGAAAGCCACCGTATAAAGCGGTATATTCCGGGAACGGCTGGCCTCTACCGTATTTCTCAAGTCCTGATCAGAGATTTCTCTGGTCCTTCCGGCCCGGGAACCTTTTAAATCCGTTTCTCCATCCGATATTAAAACGATCATGCACTTTCTTCCGTTTTCCTGTCCGGTCAGGCCATATGCATAATTTAATCCTAATCCAATGTCCGTATTACCCGAATACCCGGCGGAATCCATCAGGGCTTTTAATGAGTCCCTCTCTTCCTGAGTCCTCACGGAAACCGGAGCAGCAGATGACACAATTTGGTCATTATATGCTACAAACCCGATCCGGATATCAGCACTGTGCACTGTATCAATAAACGCTTTTACCATACCGATTGCCGTGTGATCCGGATCATTGGCAGACATGGAACCGCTATAGTCCATGACAAACATGACATCCAGACCATTTTTCCCACTTGCTATTTCCTCCCCGAATGCACAAAACGAGGCAGAAATAAAAACAAGAAAACTTACTAAAAATGAAACTGCCTTTAATTTTTTCATGACCCCAAAAAACCGCCTCCCATTTGTTTTATTACAATATACTACAGATTTCGCCATTTTTATCCATTATGTAATTATTAACGGTTTATATGTAATAATTAGACATGCCGTTTAAAAATAACAATGAAAAAAAGCCTTTTGCAGTATCCCCATGTACCAAATTAAAAAAGACAAGATAACATCCGGCTTATGCTCCAATGTCATCTTGTCTTTCATACAATCGTTTTTTTATTAATTTAAACTATATATCATCATATAATATGGTTTCCAGTGAAAATATATCTCCTTCCCAGTCCAGTTCCATGCGCCCATGATATTTTTTTGCAATCTTCTCCATCGAATATATCCCCCAGCCATGAAAAGCCTCTTCTTTCCGGCTTACCAGTCTGTGTCCCTTATTATGCTCTATTTTTCCCTGATAGCGGTTTCTGACAAAAATATACAAATATCCTTTTTCATGGGTTATCTCTATCCAGATTTCTCCCTTACCCTGTTTCACATATTCAGAGGCCTCTACCGCATTATCGAAAGC
The nucleotide sequence above comes from Lacrimispora sp. BS-2. Encoded proteins:
- a CDS encoding vWA domain-containing protein; the encoded protein is MKKLKAVSFLVSFLVFISASFCAFGEEIASGKNGLDVMFVMDYSGSMSANDPDHTAIGMVKAFIDTVHSADIRIGFVAYNDQIVSSAAPVSVRTQEERDSLKALMDSAGYSGNTDIGLGLNYAYGLTGQENGRKCMIVLISDGETDLKGSRAGRTREISDQDLRNTVEASRSRNIPLYTVAFGKYDGSKEILKEISSQTGGQNYTVEKPETLIDVLYGIFHDNMAYRIQEIAGGIYGEGSQSLRIKLDDSHLDEMDVLMISPQQIGDTTVVYGEQQIKPVNLVHYSVAKVSDIKRDISEMTIQTSTRKNQELKIYLISYRDLTPVMEIETAVARNNPLSYKIYFKDKSGSVIKDEAFYANFTPKVVIYPDGQSDSGRRDIETAVKEGVLTGEMVFPQSGTYYIEARLDDRMESCIFNTARIQVINTPPAGELPKNVHYNPLTGEKQLVLNDYFTDSDGDSILYTLEQDAGDLAEVSLNNGILTVKPLKAGSRNLILKISDGEAAISYTYSLEIIPLWKAYWWVIVLILAAAGAVLWRLFHKPKPELEVITEKKAQNRFQGKMDAYFMEQPEGEDEIPPLTFPMYKIKDNRVSLGDLMKEYPGASESLGLDHIFLIADEDRRMILYHSSESSLMIGNSIVCRKIQYSVSFGDIISITSPDGAYDLEVHYISMIQ